A stretch of the Comamonas testosteroni TK102 genome encodes the following:
- a CDS encoding DUF2322 family protein, with product MAFADNLKQLPSIAHISELQLIDSDGQLAASIPNAPGKAGSVTIYNALYAKHGSINVEAAEEGLQLYAEHTEDAKARPGAHPNIDRLLDVIASGKGYAVTVIAA from the coding sequence ATGGCCTTTGCCGACAATCTCAAGCAACTTCCCTCCATCGCCCATATCTCCGAGCTGCAGCTGATCGACTCCGACGGCCAACTGGCCGCTAGCATCCCGAATGCGCCCGGCAAAGCTGGCTCGGTCACGATCTACAACGCTCTCTACGCCAAACATGGCAGCATCAACGTCGAAGCTGCCGAAGAAGGCCTGCAGCTGTATGCCGAGCACACCGAAGATGCCAAGGCACGCCCCGGAGCCCACCCCAATATCGATCGGTTGCTGGACGTGATCGCCAGCGGCAAAGGCTATGCCGTGACGGTGATTGCAGCCTGA